The following are encoded together in the Streptomyces tsukubensis genome:
- a CDS encoding 2-hydroxy-3-oxopropionate reductase, with protein sequence MSNSAGSARPTVAWVGLGIMGSPMSENLIKAGYQVTGFTLEKEKLDRLAAAGGAVAGSLAEAVRDADVIITMVPASPQVEAIAYGPEGILENARSGALLIDMSSITPQTSIDLAAAGRAKGIRVLDAPVSGGEAGAVEAVLSIMVGGERADFDAAKPLFDALGKTIVLCGPNGSGQTVKAANQLIVAVNIQACAEAVGFLEKSGVDLAAALDVLGGGLAGSTVLARKKDNFLNRDFKPGFRIDLHHKDMGIVTDAARDVGAALPVGAMVAQLVASLRTQGDGGLDHSALLRGVDRLSGTPVQG encoded by the coding sequence ATGAGCAACTCCGCAGGCTCCGCCCGCCCCACGGTCGCCTGGGTCGGTCTCGGCATCATGGGATCCCCGATGTCCGAGAACCTGATCAAGGCCGGATACCAGGTCACCGGCTTCACCCTGGAGAAGGAGAAGCTGGACCGGCTGGCGGCGGCGGGTGGCGCCGTCGCGGGCTCCCTCGCCGAGGCGGTCCGCGACGCGGACGTCATCATCACCATGGTGCCCGCCTCCCCGCAGGTCGAGGCCATCGCGTACGGCCCTGAAGGCATCCTGGAGAACGCCCGCTCGGGCGCGCTGCTGATCGACATGTCCTCGATCACCCCGCAGACCTCGATCGACCTCGCGGCAGCGGGGCGCGCCAAGGGCATCCGGGTGCTCGACGCCCCCGTCTCCGGCGGTGAGGCCGGGGCGGTCGAGGCCGTCCTCTCCATCATGGTCGGAGGCGAGCGGGCCGACTTCGACGCGGCGAAGCCGCTGTTCGACGCGTTGGGCAAGACCATCGTGCTGTGCGGTCCCAACGGCTCGGGCCAGACCGTGAAGGCAGCCAATCAGCTCATCGTCGCCGTCAACATCCAGGCGTGCGCGGAGGCGGTCGGCTTCCTGGAGAAGTCGGGCGTGGACCTCGCGGCGGCGCTCGACGTACTGGGCGGCGGGCTCGCCGGGTCGACGGTGCTGGCCCGGAAGAAGGACAACTTCCTGAACCGGGACTTCAAGCCCGGCTTCCGTATCGATCTGCACCACAAGGACATGGGCATCGTCACCGACGCGGCCCGCGATGTCGGTGCGGCGCTGCCCGTCGGAGCGATGGTCGCCCAGCTCGTCGCCTCCCTGCGCACACAGGGCGACGGCGGTCTCGACCACTCCGCGCTCCTGCGCGGAG
- a CDS encoding TIM barrel protein codes for MGLSDQRFNVNLSILFTELPLLKRPAAAAAAGFGAVELWWPWIEDPTPPQAELDALKAAIEDAGVRLTGLNFYAGKLPGPDRGALSLPGEESARFRANIDVAAAFAHSLGCTALNALYGNRVDGVDPAVQDELALENLVLAAGAADRVGAVLLIETLNKPESPRYPLVSAEAGIAVVDRVNEATGLGNAKFLMDLYHLAMNGEDLPSVIDRYTARTGHVQIADNPGRGAPGTGSLPLGDLLDRLTKGGYSGWVGLEYKPGDRPSAEAFDWLPAEARAAR; via the coding sequence ATGGGCCTCAGCGACCAGCGCTTCAACGTCAATCTGTCGATCCTCTTCACGGAGCTGCCGCTCCTCAAGCGGCCCGCCGCGGCCGCCGCCGCGGGTTTCGGCGCGGTCGAGCTGTGGTGGCCGTGGATCGAGGACCCCACCCCTCCGCAGGCCGAACTCGACGCACTCAAGGCCGCCATCGAGGATGCGGGGGTACGGCTGACCGGCCTCAACTTCTACGCGGGAAAGCTCCCCGGCCCCGACCGGGGCGCGCTGTCGCTGCCCGGCGAGGAGTCCGCCAGGTTCCGGGCCAACATCGACGTGGCCGCCGCCTTCGCCCACTCCCTTGGCTGCACCGCGCTCAACGCCCTCTACGGCAACCGCGTGGACGGCGTGGATCCGGCCGTACAGGACGAACTCGCCCTGGAGAATCTGGTCCTGGCGGCGGGCGCCGCGGATCGAGTCGGTGCGGTGCTGCTCATCGAGACGCTCAACAAGCCGGAGTCGCCGCGCTATCCGCTGGTCAGCGCGGAGGCGGGGATCGCCGTCGTGGACCGCGTCAACGAAGCGACCGGGCTGGGCAACGCCAAGTTCCTCATGGACCTCTACCACTTGGCCATGAACGGCGAGGACCTGCCCTCCGTCATCGACCGCTACACGGCGAGGACCGGCCACGTACAGATCGCGGACAACCCCGGGCGCGGCGCCCCCGGCACCGGCTCCCTGCCGCTGGGAGACCTGCTCGACCGGCTCACCAAGGGCGGCTACAGCGGATGGGTCGGCCTGGAGTACAAGCCGGGCGACCGGCCGAGCGCCGAGGCGTTCGACTGGCTGCCGGCCGAGGCGCGGGCCGCCCGCTGA
- a CDS encoding thiamine pyrophosphate-binding protein, whose translation MTAFVSDGSPEATSAAEVAGGPPTAQGRVRRTPVQALLHILAEEGVDRVFGNPGTTELPLLDALNSADGVEYVLGLQEGSVVAMADGYARATGRPAVVSLHAACGTANGVSGLLNARRSRTPLVVLAGQQDRRHLLQDPMLSGDLAALARPAVKEAHEVRHAADLPLLLRRAFDTARRAPAGPVFLSIPMDVLAERTPVEVPARSRVAPQGPADAEATAEAARLLTGALSPVIVAGDGVGREGAVAELVAVAEALGATVLHQPLHDGVDFPYTHPLHAGMLPATHAGVREALEGHDVVLIVGTHAFTPHHYTPDHPIPDGSVVVQLDSDGAEIGRNFPAAVGLTGAVRPSLAALSAELTRGGPVEGAERRAAEAAERAAGRAAEWERTVAAHRADRPSAPLSPLAAVDAVARALPPDAVVVEEAITSGVLLRGALRLERPGGYVHTVGGGLGHGIGAAVGTRLGGQDRPVVAVLGDGCTMFGLQGLWSAARLGLAVTFVVLNNGEYRILKDTLDSWSSESTARGSYPGLDLAPPHLDFQAAARTFGVPATRVKTLEELSEAVGACGSAVGPRLIEVPIAGHEPRAGAGTDS comes from the coding sequence ATGACGGCGTTCGTGAGTGACGGTTCACCGGAGGCGACGAGCGCGGCGGAGGTCGCGGGGGGCCCGCCGACCGCTCAGGGACGCGTCCGCCGTACGCCCGTACAGGCCCTGCTCCACATCCTCGCCGAGGAGGGCGTGGACCGGGTCTTCGGCAATCCGGGCACCACCGAGCTGCCGTTGCTCGACGCCCTGAACTCCGCCGACGGCGTCGAGTACGTGCTGGGGCTCCAGGAGGGTTCGGTCGTGGCGATGGCCGACGGGTACGCGCGCGCCACGGGCCGCCCCGCCGTGGTGAGTCTGCACGCCGCGTGCGGCACGGCCAACGGCGTGTCGGGGCTGCTCAACGCCCGCAGGTCGAGGACGCCCCTGGTGGTCCTCGCCGGCCAGCAGGACCGGCGTCACCTGCTCCAGGACCCCATGCTCTCGGGCGACCTGGCCGCTCTCGCGCGCCCCGCCGTGAAGGAGGCGCACGAGGTACGGCACGCGGCCGACCTGCCGCTGCTGCTGCGCCGGGCCTTCGACACGGCCAGGCGGGCCCCGGCGGGCCCCGTCTTCCTGTCCATCCCGATGGATGTGCTGGCCGAGCGTACGCCCGTCGAGGTGCCCGCCCGCTCCAGGGTGGCGCCGCAGGGCCCGGCGGACGCGGAGGCGACGGCGGAGGCGGCCCGGCTGCTCACCGGGGCGCTCAGCCCCGTGATCGTGGCGGGCGACGGGGTGGGCAGGGAAGGGGCGGTCGCCGAACTGGTGGCGGTGGCCGAGGCCCTGGGGGCGACCGTCCTCCACCAGCCGCTCCACGACGGGGTGGACTTCCCTTACACCCATCCACTGCACGCCGGCATGCTCCCCGCCACCCACGCCGGGGTACGGGAGGCGCTGGAGGGTCACGATGTCGTCCTCATCGTCGGCACCCACGCCTTCACCCCGCACCACTACACACCGGACCATCCCATTCCGGACGGCTCCGTGGTGGTGCAGCTCGACAGTGACGGGGCGGAGATCGGCCGCAACTTCCCCGCCGCGGTGGGGCTGACAGGAGCCGTCCGGCCCTCGCTCGCCGCACTCTCGGCCGAGCTGACACGGGGCGGCCCCGTGGAGGGCGCGGAGCGGCGCGCGGCTGAGGCGGCCGAGCGGGCCGCCGGGCGCGCGGCGGAGTGGGAGCGGACCGTGGCCGCGCACCGGGCGGACCGTCCCTCGGCGCCGCTGTCGCCGCTGGCCGCGGTGGACGCCGTCGCCCGCGCGTTGCCGCCCGACGCCGTCGTCGTGGAGGAGGCGATCACCTCGGGCGTGCTGCTGCGCGGGGCGCTGCGACTGGAGCGTCCCGGCGGTTACGTCCACACGGTGGGCGGCGGACTCGGTCATGGGATCGGGGCGGCCGTGGGCACCCGGCTCGGGGGACAGGACCGGCCCGTCGTGGCGGTCCTGGGGGACGGCTGCACCATGTTCGGGCTTCAGGGGCTGTGGTCGGCCGCGCGGCTCGGTCTCGCGGTGACGTTCGTGGTGCTGAACAACGGGGAGTACCGCATCCTCAAGGACACGCTCGATTCCTGGTCGAGCGAGAGTACGGCGCGGGGCAGTTATCCGGGGCTGGACCTGGCGCCGCCGCACCTCGACTTCCAGGCGGCGGCACGCACGTTCGGTGTGCCCGCGACGCGGGTGAAGACCTTGGAGGAACTGTCCGAAGCGGTCGGAGCGTGTGGCTCGGCCGTGGGGCCCAGACTCATCGAGGTACCCATCGCGGGACATGAGCCGCGTGCGGGGGCCGGGACCGACAGCTGA
- a CDS encoding metallophosphoesterase family protein — translation MPTPTSPEPTAGRLLAVSDLHTAMTENQAIVDTLRPRSDADWLIVAGDVAERFADVERTLRQLAGRFSKVVWTPGNHELWTPKNDPVQLKGVARYARLVELCRELDISTPEDPYPVWEGPGGPVAVAPLFLLYDYTFRAPGTRTKEESLARAHATGVVCTDEFLLHPEPYPAADDWCRARVAETERRLVAHDPELPLVLIGHWPLVRHPTEILWYPEFAQWCGTELTADWHTRFPTAAVVYGHLHIPRTTWQDGVRFEEVSIGYPREWRKRGHPRGLMRQILPFEGGQEGE, via the coding sequence ATGCCGACACCCACATCGCCCGAGCCGACGGCCGGAAGGCTGCTGGCCGTCAGTGACCTGCACACCGCGATGACCGAGAACCAGGCGATCGTGGATACCCTGCGTCCGCGCTCCGACGCCGACTGGCTCATCGTCGCGGGAGACGTGGCCGAGCGCTTCGCCGATGTCGAGAGGACCCTGCGGCAGTTGGCGGGGCGTTTCTCGAAGGTGGTGTGGACGCCGGGCAACCACGAACTGTGGACCCCCAAGAACGACCCCGTCCAGCTGAAGGGCGTCGCCCGCTACGCGCGCCTGGTGGAGCTCTGCCGCGAGCTGGACATCAGTACCCCCGAGGACCCCTATCCGGTGTGGGAGGGGCCGGGTGGCCCGGTCGCCGTGGCTCCGCTCTTCCTCCTGTACGACTACACGTTCCGCGCCCCCGGCACCCGTACGAAGGAGGAGTCGCTGGCGCGGGCCCACGCCACCGGCGTCGTCTGCACGGACGAGTTCCTGCTGCATCCGGAGCCGTATCCGGCCGCCGACGACTGGTGCAGGGCGCGGGTGGCGGAGACCGAACGCCGCCTCGTGGCCCACGATCCGGAGCTGCCGCTCGTACTCATCGGTCACTGGCCGCTCGTACGCCATCCCACGGAAATCCTGTGGTACCCGGAGTTCGCCCAATGGTGCGGTACGGAGCTGACGGCGGACTGGCACACGCGTTTCCCGACGGCGGCCGTGGTCTACGGGCATCTGCACATTCCGCGTACCACCTGGCAGGACGGTGTGCGGTTCGAGGAAGTCTCGATCGGCTATCCCCGCGAGTGGCGCAAGCGCGGCCACCCCCGTGGGCTGATGCGGCAGATCCTGCCGTTCGAGGGCGGCCAGGAAGGGGAGTGA
- a CDS encoding helix-turn-helix domain-containing protein yields the protein MGGRVLAPAEAGENDVVLAWEGEDVVAVRLPQLADSLDHILAALERKQGRPLAELDRKAKQDVVKVLEARGAFSVRHGVETVATALGVSRFTVYNYLNRAQTR from the coding sequence ATGGGCGGGCGGGTGCTCGCCCCGGCGGAGGCGGGCGAGAACGACGTCGTCCTCGCCTGGGAGGGCGAGGACGTGGTAGCCGTACGGCTGCCGCAGCTCGCCGACTCGCTCGACCACATCCTGGCCGCGCTCGAACGCAAACAGGGCAGACCCCTGGCCGAGCTGGACCGCAAGGCGAAGCAGGACGTCGTGAAGGTGCTGGAGGCGCGCGGCGCGTTCTCCGTACGCCATGGTGTGGAAACCGTCGCCACCGCTCTGGGCGTCTCCCGATTCACCGTATACAACTACTTGAACCGGGCGCAGACTCGTTAG
- the uraD gene encoding 2-oxo-4-hydroxy-4-carboxy-5-ureidoimidazoline decarboxylase: MTSSSTPGLARFNTLPEAAATAVLHEVCASRAWGSALLAHRPYSGLEDLFAVSDTATEGLAGEGLAEAMSGHPPIGRPKPGDPTSSREQRGMAGAPDALKAEMLALNLEYQDKFGHVFLICATGAGAEEMRDALKKRLGNTPEEERGNVRTELGKINRIRLDRLAREPQHQSSQGAPTV, translated from the coding sequence GTGACTTCGAGTTCGACTCCGGGCCTCGCCCGGTTCAACACCCTGCCCGAGGCGGCGGCCACCGCCGTCCTTCACGAGGTCTGCGCTTCAAGGGCGTGGGGGAGCGCACTGCTCGCCCACCGCCCGTATTCCGGCCTGGAAGACCTTTTCGCCGTGAGTGACACCGCGACGGAGGGGCTGGCCGGCGAGGGTCTGGCGGAGGCCATGTCGGGGCACCCCCCGATCGGACGCCCCAAGCCCGGTGACCCGACCTCCTCGCGTGAACAGCGCGGGATGGCCGGGGCCCCGGACGCACTCAAGGCGGAGATGCTCGCACTCAACCTTGAGTACCAGGACAAGTTCGGGCACGTCTTCCTGATCTGTGCCACCGGCGCGGGGGCGGAGGAGATGCGCGACGCGCTCAAGAAGCGGCTCGGCAACACGCCGGAGGAGGAGCGCGGGAATGTCCGCACCGAACTGGGCAAGATCAACCGCATCCGCCTCGACCGCCTCGCACGTGAACCACAGCACCAGTCCAGCCAAGGAGCGCCCACCGTATGA
- the uraH gene encoding hydroxyisourate hydrolase, translated as MSTATTASVSTHILDTSVGRPAGGVAVALSAREGSGAPWADLGGSRTDSDGRCKDLPTLPEGTTHVRLDFKTEAYFAQGHHDRGAHSDHQQAEAQQDAPRVRDSGAFFPEVAITFAVSPGEHFHVPLLLNPFGYSVYRGS; from the coding sequence ATGAGCACCGCCACCACCGCCTCGGTGTCCACACACATCCTGGACACCAGCGTCGGCCGGCCCGCGGGGGGAGTGGCGGTCGCCCTCTCGGCCCGCGAGGGCTCCGGTGCGCCCTGGGCGGACCTCGGCGGCTCCAGGACCGACTCCGACGGGCGCTGCAAGGACCTGCCGACCCTGCCGGAGGGCACCACCCACGTACGGCTCGACTTCAAGACCGAGGCGTACTTCGCCCAAGGTCACCATGACCGGGGCGCGCACAGCGACCACCAGCAAGCCGAGGCGCAGCAGGACGCCCCCCGCGTAAGGGACAGCGGCGCGTTCTTCCCGGAAGTGGCGATCACCTTCGCCGTCTCACCGGGCGAGCACTTTCACGTACCGCTGCTGCTCAACCCGTTCGGCTACTCCGTTTACCGAGGGAGCTAG
- the pucL gene encoding factor-independent urate hydroxylase, which produces MPTILGQNQYGKAENRVVKITRDGDTHHIKDLNVSIALSGDMEDVHYSGSNANVLPTDTTKNTVYAFAKEYGIASAEQFGIHLARHFVNSQEPIHRARIRIEEYGWERIETSESGSRFIGADEVKHSFVRKGQETRLTQITYDGERWEVISGLKDLVVMNSTNSEFWGYVKDKYTTLPEAYDRILATQVAGRWRFNWTDDTQRAPQWEKSYAQVRKHMLQAFAETYSLSLQQTMYQMGSRIINHRSEIDEVRFSLPNKHHFLVDLEPFGLKNDNEVYYAADRPYGLIEATILRDGCEAHIPQDLTNL; this is translated from the coding sequence ATGCCCACGATTCTTGGCCAGAACCAGTACGGCAAAGCGGAGAACCGCGTCGTCAAAATCACGCGGGACGGCGACACCCACCACATCAAGGACCTGAACGTCTCGATCGCCCTCTCCGGCGACATGGAGGACGTGCACTACTCCGGATCCAACGCCAACGTCCTGCCGACCGACACCACCAAGAACACGGTGTACGCGTTCGCCAAGGAGTACGGCATAGCGTCGGCCGAGCAGTTCGGCATCCACCTGGCCAGGCATTTCGTCAACAGCCAGGAGCCGATCCACCGGGCACGCATTCGCATCGAGGAGTACGGCTGGGAGCGTATCGAGACCTCGGAGAGCGGCTCCCGGTTCATCGGAGCCGACGAGGTGAAGCACTCCTTCGTACGCAAGGGCCAGGAGACCAGGCTCACTCAGATCACCTACGACGGCGAGCGGTGGGAGGTCATCTCCGGGCTCAAGGACCTGGTGGTCATGAACTCCACCAACTCCGAGTTCTGGGGCTACGTCAAGGACAAGTACACGACACTTCCCGAGGCGTACGACCGTATCCTCGCCACCCAGGTGGCAGGCCGCTGGCGGTTCAACTGGACCGACGACACACAGCGCGCGCCCCAGTGGGAGAAGTCGTACGCGCAGGTCAGGAAGCACATGTTGCAGGCCTTCGCGGAGACGTACTCGCTCTCGCTCCAGCAGACCATGTACCAGATGGGCTCACGCATCATCAACCACAGGTCGGAGATCGACGAGGTACGTTTCTCCCTCCCCAACAAGCACCACTTCCTGGTGGACCTCGAACCGTTCGGGCTCAAGAACGACAACGAGGTGTACTACGCGGCCGACCGTCCCTACGGACTGATAGAGGCCACCATCCTGCGGGACGGCTGCGAGGCACACATCCCGCAGGACCTCACCAACCTGTGA
- a CDS encoding 8-oxoguanine deaminase — protein MAAPATSGGAAATAVERLVIENAAIATVDAHDTEYTSGHVVVAGNRIESIGAGPAPEGLEGVVRRVDGTGHLVTPGLVNTHHHFYQWITRGLATDHNLFEWLTALYPTWARLDEPMAYAAAQGSLAMMARGGVTTAMDHHYVFPRGAGDLSGAIIKAASETGVRFTLARGSMDRSEKDGGLPPDFAVETLEGALAATEETVDRYHDASFDSMTQIAVAPCSPFSVSTELLKQGAELARRKGVRLHTHGSETREEEQFCKELFGMGPTDYFASTGWLGDDVWMAHCVHMNDSDIAAFARTGTGVAHCPSSNARLAAGIARVPDMLEAGVPVGLGVDGTASNESGELHTELRNALLINRLGAHREAAMTARQALRLGTHGGARVLGRADQTGSLEPGKLADLVLWKLDTVAHASIADPVTALVFGAAAPVTLSLADGRPVVEDNHLVTVDEDAIARSTRAEARRLARIAAAG, from the coding sequence ATGGCAGCACCGGCAACCTCCGGCGGCGCGGCAGCGACCGCCGTCGAACGGCTCGTCATCGAGAACGCGGCCATCGCGACCGTGGACGCCCACGACACCGAGTACACCTCGGGCCATGTCGTGGTGGCGGGCAACAGGATCGAATCGATCGGCGCGGGCCCCGCGCCCGAGGGCCTGGAAGGCGTCGTCCGCCGCGTCGACGGCACAGGACACCTCGTCACGCCCGGCCTGGTCAACACACACCACCACTTCTACCAGTGGATAACCCGGGGCCTCGCCACCGACCACAACCTCTTCGAGTGGCTCACCGCCCTCTACCCGACGTGGGCGCGGCTGGACGAACCGATGGCGTACGCCGCCGCGCAGGGCTCGCTCGCCATGATGGCCAGGGGCGGAGTCACCACCGCCATGGACCACCACTACGTCTTCCCCCGCGGCGCGGGCGACCTCTCGGGCGCCATCATCAAGGCCGCGTCCGAGACGGGCGTACGTTTCACGCTGGCCCGAGGCTCCATGGACCGCAGCGAGAAGGACGGCGGTCTGCCGCCCGACTTCGCCGTCGAGACGCTGGAAGGCGCCCTCGCCGCCACGGAGGAGACCGTCGACCGCTATCACGACGCCTCCTTCGACTCGATGACGCAGATCGCCGTCGCACCCTGTTCGCCGTTCTCCGTGTCGACGGAACTCCTCAAGCAGGGAGCGGAGTTGGCCAGGCGCAAGGGAGTTCGACTGCATACGCACGGGTCCGAGACGCGGGAGGAGGAGCAGTTCTGCAAGGAACTGTTCGGCATGGGCCCCACCGACTACTTCGCATCGACCGGCTGGCTCGGTGACGACGTGTGGATGGCGCACTGCGTCCACATGAACGACTCCGACATCGCCGCGTTCGCCCGCACCGGCACCGGCGTCGCCCACTGCCCCTCGTCGAACGCCAGGCTCGCCGCCGGTATCGCCCGGGTTCCCGACATGCTGGAGGCGGGCGTCCCCGTCGGCCTCGGAGTCGACGGCACCGCCTCCAACGAGTCGGGCGAACTCCACACGGAGCTGCGCAACGCGCTGCTCATCAACCGCCTCGGCGCCCACCGTGAAGCCGCCATGACGGCCCGTCAGGCGCTGCGGCTCGGCACCCACGGCGGTGCGCGGGTGCTCGGCCGCGCGGACCAGACCGGCTCGCTCGAACCGGGCAAACTCGCCGACCTGGTGCTCTGGAAGCTGGACACGGTCGCGCACGCCTCCATCGCGGACCCGGTCACCGCCCTCGTGTTCGGCGCGGCGGCCCCCGTCACCCTCTCCCTCGCAGACGGCCGCCCCGTCGTCGAGGACAACCACCTCGTCACCGTGGACGAGGACGCCATCGCCCGCTCCACCAGGGCAGAGGCACGGCGACTCGCGCGGATCGCCGCAGCCGGCTGA
- a CDS encoding nucleobase:cation symporter-2 family protein: MNQSADRPEKHPVDEKLPPVRMFTSGLQHVAAMYAGVVAPPMIVGPALGLGAKDTAFLMGASLFTAGIATLLQTLGFWKVGAKLPFVNGVSFAGVTPMIAIGRGQGDDGLPIVFGAIMVASVLGFFLTPYFSKLVRFFPPVVTGTVITLIGVSLLPVAFGWAQGSDTQAPDYGSMRNIGMAALTLAIVLALRKVLRGFLQQIAILLGLVIGTLIAIPFGMTDLGAIADADVVGFPTPFHFGGPQFSLPAIVSMCIVMLVCMTESTADMLALGKIVGRPADERTIEGGLRADTLGSLVSTLFNGFMASAFAQNIGLVAMTKVRSRFVVATGGGILILLGLCPVAASVIALVPLPVLGGAGIVLFGSVAASGIQTLATAALEKGENALIVAAAVGIGLIPIAAPGFYHAFPKDVLVVLDSGISTGCVVAIGLNLAFNHLGRKKNSQEEDVPEGTEGPLGSALPEPVAAPDGTSPGAVAPAVSSPGVASAEAAAPGAAAPGAAGH; this comes from the coding sequence TTGAACCAGTCCGCGGACCGACCGGAAAAACATCCGGTCGACGAGAAGCTGCCCCCGGTCAGGATGTTCACCAGCGGCCTCCAGCACGTCGCCGCGATGTACGCCGGTGTGGTCGCGCCGCCGATGATCGTGGGGCCCGCCCTGGGGCTGGGGGCCAAGGACACCGCCTTCCTGATGGGCGCGAGCCTCTTCACCGCGGGAATCGCCACCCTGCTCCAGACCCTCGGCTTCTGGAAGGTCGGCGCCAAACTGCCCTTCGTCAACGGGGTGTCCTTCGCCGGTGTCACTCCGATGATCGCCATCGGCAGGGGCCAGGGGGACGACGGGCTCCCCATCGTCTTCGGCGCCATCATGGTCGCCAGCGTGCTCGGCTTCTTCCTCACGCCCTACTTCTCGAAGCTCGTCCGCTTCTTCCCACCCGTCGTGACCGGCACCGTCATCACCCTGATCGGGGTCTCCCTGCTGCCCGTCGCCTTCGGCTGGGCCCAGGGCAGCGACACCCAGGCCCCCGACTACGGCTCGATGCGCAACATCGGCATGGCGGCGCTCACCCTGGCCATCGTGCTCGCGCTGCGGAAAGTACTGCGCGGCTTCCTCCAGCAGATCGCCATCCTGCTCGGCCTCGTCATCGGCACGCTCATCGCCATCCCCTTCGGCATGACCGATCTGGGCGCCATCGCCGACGCCGACGTGGTCGGGTTCCCCACCCCCTTCCACTTCGGCGGCCCGCAGTTCTCCCTGCCCGCCATCGTCTCCATGTGCATCGTGATGCTCGTCTGTATGACCGAGTCCACGGCCGACATGCTGGCGCTCGGAAAGATAGTGGGACGGCCGGCCGACGAGCGCACCATCGAGGGCGGCCTGCGCGCCGACACCCTGGGCAGCCTCGTGAGCACCCTCTTCAACGGCTTCATGGCCAGCGCCTTCGCACAGAACATCGGCCTCGTCGCGATGACCAAGGTGCGCAGCCGCTTCGTCGTCGCCACCGGCGGCGGCATCCTGATCCTCCTCGGACTCTGTCCGGTCGCCGCCTCCGTGATCGCCCTCGTCCCGCTGCCCGTACTGGGAGGTGCGGGCATCGTGCTCTTCGGGTCCGTCGCGGCGAGCGGCATCCAGACCCTGGCCACGGCAGCCCTGGAGAAGGGCGAGAACGCCCTGATCGTCGCGGCCGCCGTCGGCATCGGGCTGATACCCATCGCCGCGCCCGGCTTCTACCACGCCTTCCCCAAGGACGTGCTCGTCGTCCTCGACTCCGGCATCAGCACCGGCTGTGTGGTGGCCATCGGGCTCAACCTCGCCTTCAACCACCTGGGCAGGAAGAAGAACTCCCAGGAGGAGGACGTGCCCGAAGGGACGGAAGGGCCGCTCGGCTCCGCGCTTCCCGAGCCGGTCGCTGCACCCGACGGGACGTCACCCGGGGCCGTTGCACCGGCGGTCTCCTCACCCGGGGTCGCCTCCGCCGAGGCTGCCGCACCCGGAGCCGCCGCACCCGGCGCGGCCGGACACTGA